Proteins encoded together in one Halorubellus sp. JP-L1 window:
- a CDS encoding YqaA family protein: MEGLVRTATGWVGLGIVALYSFLIAFVLPLPSEVVLLAPINVGLPAWMELGIIVLVSGAGKAAGSVFAFHLGQEAKESGPVISFLRRSRFDVVEWSEKQTVEIARKYGYVGLALALCVPGFPDTLSIYAFSVLEEDYVKFALATFAGSVGRLVLWAAGAEAVLAII; the protein is encoded by the coding sequence CTGGAGGGGCTGGTGCGGACCGCGACCGGCTGGGTGGGTCTCGGCATCGTCGCCCTCTACTCGTTCCTCATCGCGTTCGTCCTCCCGCTCCCGAGCGAGGTCGTATTGCTCGCCCCGATCAACGTCGGGTTGCCGGCGTGGATGGAACTCGGCATCATCGTCCTCGTGAGTGGCGCGGGGAAGGCCGCCGGGAGCGTGTTCGCGTTCCACCTCGGACAGGAAGCCAAGGAGTCCGGCCCCGTCATCTCGTTCCTCCGCCGGTCGCGGTTCGACGTCGTCGAGTGGAGCGAGAAACAGACCGTCGAAATCGCACGCAAGTACGGCTACGTCGGGCTCGCACTGGCGCTCTGCGTTCCCGGGTTCCCGGACACCCTCTCGATCTACGCGTTCTCGGTGCTCGAGGAGGACTACGTGAAGTTCGCGCTCGCGACGTTCGCGGGCAGCGTCGGCCGCCTGGTGCTCTGGGCGGCGGGCGCGGAGGCGGTGCTCGCGATCATCTGA